Part of the Bifidobacterium crudilactis genome is shown below.
TGAGCCGAGGATGAGTATGACCGAAGTGCGTGCAGACGAGGAAGCCGTCTCACAGAGCATCGAGCAGCATCTGTACCAGCGTCTCAGCAAGGTCATCGATCCGGAACTCGGCCGGTCCATCACCGATATGGGCATGATCGTCTCCATCGAAGCGGTGCCGAGAGCTCAGAGCGATGAAGACTCCCTCGCCGCATATGACGTGGTGGTTCAGGTCGAACTGACCGTCAAGGGCTGCCCGCTGTCCGAAACCATCACCAACCAGATCAAAGGTGCCGTCGCCTCATACCCTGATGCCCGGCTGACGCCACATATCGAAGTGTCTTCGATGAGCAAGGAGAAGCTCTCTCACTTGGTGGAAGGTCTGAAGGAGGCTCGTCGCACCAACCCCTTCTCCAAAAAGGGCGTCAAAACAAGGATATTCGCCATCGCTTCGGGCAAAGGAGGGGTCGGAAAATCTTCCGTGACGGCGAATCTGGCTGCGGCCTTCGCCGCGCTCGGCTATGACACGGCGGCCATCGACGCCGACATCTATGGATTCTCGTTGCCGGGGATATTCGGAGTGCACACCCAGCCAACGAATCTCAACGGCATGCTGATGCCGGTCACGGCCTGGGGAGTCAAGCTCATGTCCATCGGCATGTTCACCGGCGCCGACCGTGCGATTCTCTGGAGGGGGCCGCGTCTGCAGCGTTCCCTCGAACAGTTCCTCTCGGATGTGTGGTGGGGCGAGCCGGACGTCCTACTGCTCGACCTGGCACCGGGCACCGGGGATATGGCGATTTCCGTAGCTCAGACCCTGCCGAACGCGGAGCTGGTGGTGGTGACCACACCGCAGCCTTCGGCCTCGGATGTGGCCGTTCGCGCGGGTCTGGTCGCTTTGCAGGTGCCGATGAAAGTGCGCGGCGTTGTGGAGAACATGAGTTGGTTCGATCATGACGGTGAGCATCTGCATATCTTCGGCGAAGGCGGAGGGGAACGTGTGTCCGAACGTCTGTCCGAGGCGCTGCACTACGAGGTTCCGCTGCTTGCTCAGCTGCCATTGGAAACGGATATGCGCACCACTGCGGAGTCCGGTCGTCCCGTGGTGCTCAATGACGAGGGTGCTCTCGACAGCTCCGAACTGGCCCGTTCGTTCACCAAGCTTGCTAAATCGCTGATGTCGTAAGAGGCTCTTTGTATTTTGGCGTGAAAGAACCCACCCAATACGATAACTGCACTAAAAGGACAGCTTTTCGGAGAAATTTTCACCATATTGCTGTCCTTTTAGTGCAGTTATCTCCTCCTACATGAGTATGAGCATCCCGATGTAGCCGTTAGTTTCGCGATATTCGGACCTTACTGTTACAGTGTGTTGTTGAGATATACGCGAGGTTCCCCCACATGCCAAGGGAGCTGCACATAAGGAGCTGTTCTTACGATTTCACGATAACCGACGAGATGGCGCACGGCCGATGGTGGCCTGAGTGTGCCTGAGCGTCCC
Proteins encoded:
- a CDS encoding P-loop NTPase, yielding MTEVRADEEAVSQSIEQHLYQRLSKVIDPELGRSITDMGMIVSIEAVPRAQSDEDSLAAYDVVVQVELTVKGCPLSETITNQIKGAVASYPDARLTPHIEVSSMSKEKLSHLVEGLKEARRTNPFSKKGVKTRIFAIASGKGGVGKSSVTANLAAAFAALGYDTAAIDADIYGFSLPGIFGVHTQPTNLNGMLMPVTAWGVKLMSIGMFTGADRAILWRGPRLQRSLEQFLSDVWWGEPDVLLLDLAPGTGDMAISVAQTLPNAELVVVTTPQPSASDVAVRAGLVALQVPMKVRGVVENMSWFDHDGEHLHIFGEGGGERVSERLSEALHYEVPLLAQLPLETDMRTTAESGRPVVLNDEGALDSSELARSFTKLAKSLMS